The following coding sequences lie in one Rutidosis leptorrhynchoides isolate AG116_Rl617_1_P2 chromosome 4, CSIRO_AGI_Rlap_v1, whole genome shotgun sequence genomic window:
- the LOC139841898 gene encoding uncharacterized protein produces the protein MPIYFVSKALSGSELNYLPIEKLVYALVVTSRRLRRYFQAHQIMVLTDQPIRQLLYKPEISGRLTKWAIELGKHEIAYCARSAIKGQVMADYLAETAADMPVIFDPEQLLAPSPEIWELYTDGAASFESTGAGLILTCPHREVHTYALRFNFKVTNNEAKYEALLVGMRIARELGVRKLQAYVDSQLVPNLINGKFDANDKSMQSYLALIHSLADTFIDFRISQIPRS, from the coding sequence ATGCCAATATATTTCGTCAGCAAAGCATTATCAGGAAGTGAGTTGAACTATCTCCCCATAGAAAAACTCGTATACGCGCTTGTCGTTACTTCCCGTCGTTTACGCAGGTACTTCCAAGCGCATCAGATTATGGTACTCACTGACCAACCTATTCGACAACTACTCTACAAGCCAGAAATATCCGGGAGGCTAACTAAATGGGCAATAGAGCTAGGCAAGCATGAAATCGCGTACTGTGCCAGAAGCGCTATCAAGGGACAAGTGATGGCTGATTATCTGGCCGAAACAGCCGCTGACATGCCAGTAATCTTCGACCCTGAACAACTCCTCGCGCCTTCCCCAGAAATTTGGGAGCTCTATACCGATGGAGCAGCAAGCTTTGAGAGCACTGGTGCAGGTTTAATTCTTACATGTCCGCATCGAGAAGTGCATACATACGCGCTGCGGTTCAACTTTAAGGTAACAAACAACGAGGCAAAATATGAAGCGCTACTAGTAGGGATGCGTATAGCCCGAGAGTTGGGAGTAAGGAAGCTACAAGCCTACGTGGATTCACAATTAGTCCCTAATTTGATAAATGGCAAGTTCGACGCCAACGATAAATCTATGCAATCATATCTGGCCCTGATCCACTCTCTAGCTGATACATTCATTGACTTCAGGATCAGTCAAATCCCTAGGAGTTAG